The region CGTGCGTTTTATCCAGCTCTATCATCAAGAGTGGGACCACCACGGAGGTCTGCCAGGTGGAATAAAGAAGCAGTGCCGAGAAACCGATCAACCGACCGCCGCGTTGATCCAAGATCTTAAACAGCGCGGAATGCTGGATGACACGCTTGTCATTTGGGGCGGTGAGTTTGGCCGGACCAACTATTGCCAAGGCAAGCTCGGTGCAAACAACTTTGGCCGCGATCATCATGGCCGCTGCTTCACCGTTTGGATGGCTGGCGGCGGAATCAAAGGCGGAGTAACGCTAGGTTCGACCGACGAATATGGCTTTAACATCGTCGAGCAACCGGTCCACATCCATGATCTTCAGGCGACCATCCTTCATTTGATGGGCATCGATCATGAAAAGCTGACGTTCCGGCACCAAGGCCGCGCTTTCCGCTTAACGGATGTGCACGGCCATGTGGTGAAGTCGATCATCGCCTAAAGACAGCTGAGATTTACTCGTCGTCCGCACGCATCCAAGGCGTTAAAACGGGCGAGTATTCCAAGATCTCTTCAGGCTTGAAGTAGAGATTCATTTCGCGTTTCGCAGCGTCAGGCCCATCCGATGCATGAACCAGGTTCATTTGTCGACTGCTGCTGAAATCGCCACGAATCGTGCCAGGAGCAGCTTTCAAACCGCTCGTTGCACCGAGCATGTCGCGAACGACCTGAATTGCTTCCAGGCCTTCCAGTACCAAAGCCACGACGGGTGCGGCCGTAATGAATGCTTCCAAGCCAGGATAAAAAGGCTTTTCTACGTGTTCTGCGTAGTGCTGCTTTGCAAGATCCGGGGTAACGCGGATCAGTTTCATCGCAATGATATTCAGCCCCTTGTCTTCAAATCGGCCAATCATTCGACCAATCAGGCGACGTTCGACACAGTCGGGCTTTAGAAGAACAAGCGTACGTTCCATTGTCTTAACTCCAAGGGCTGTAGTGAGAAGGCGGATTCTAGCGAATTCACCAAGCTGACTCAACCAGGAGTCAAAAGACTAGCTAAGAACTTAACCGTTGTATGCTTATCGCGAGTACTGCGAAGCCACGCCTGTAACAGAAACAGGCTGCTTGGCAGGTGTGGGAACTGATTCTTCGATCACTTCAGGATAGCCGTTCGAAGGATGATAATAGCTAGGCTGAGCCATCCAACTCTGTGAGTGCTTTGTCGGGGCATTCCAATGGTCCCCTTTAGAGTGATATCCATCACTCCAAAATTCGCCAAAGAAGCGCAAAACGCCGTTCCAGCCTGCGTGAGCCGGTTGTGGCATGGTCGTCAAGCCGAGCGATATCATGAGTGCCCAGAAAACTACTAGTCGCTTCATCGTACGCGAAACCCTTTCCCGAAGAAGATCCTCTCCAGGATTCGTCATCGACCAATTGCTGGCAATGCCAGCAATTATTTTCGCGTCTTTGGCCCCAGATCAGCCGTCGAGCTCGAACGAAGATCGGATTAGGAAAGCTGTAACGTCGCCAGAGGTCCAACCGACGTCGTCGATACTTTCCGAAGATCGTATTTCTCAAGAAGCTTGCCAATGTCCGCCAAGGAAACCTTTTGGTAAGACTCGACGGTATCCTTCACGCTACGAAACGACTTGCGCTGAGTCCAGCCAGAGCCGATCGAAAACAGGCGACTAGACGGCCTTTCGCTGCGTAACACAACGTGCGAGCAAACTTTGTTTTTGGCCAGATCCAACTCACGCTGCGTAACGCCGCCGCTCATCAGTTTTTCGACTTCGTACGTGACGACATCTAAAACACGTTGGGCATCTTGAGGCGCACAGCAAACGTAGTTCATCATGACGCCGCAACCTTGGAATTCGTACGATTCCATCGCGGCGAATTCAGCAAGGCCTGGATCGACTAGTTCCCAGAAGAAACGGCTCCCGACATCGTCTCCCATGATCGTGGCCAAAAGTCTGGCGGCATATCGATCTTCATCTTCCGAGCCAGGCGATTCCGCGAGCTGAATCACATACTGTTGTATGGAAGTCTCTTTGGTAATCGTTTGAAAATTTGAATTTCCAACCGGACGGGATGTATTCCGATTGACCGAGTACTTCTTCCAACTGCCGCACAGTTCGTTAGCTTGCTCGACTAACGCGTCAAAGTCGACGTTGCCTGATGCGACCAAAGTCATGTTGGTCGGACTGTAGCGTTGCTCGAAGTAGGACATCATCTGCTGTTGCGTCAGATTGCCTACTGAGTCCTGTGTGCCAAGCACGCTGTTACCCAGCGGATGCTCGCCGAACCAGGCCGCCATACTTTTCTCGTGACCGCCGTAGGGTGGCTGGTCATCGTATTTCATAATTTCTTCGAGAATCACCTTCTTCTCGGTATCGAAGTCTTCCTGGCGCAACGTGGGACGCATGATGTCGGCCAGCAGATCGACGATTTGATGCTGCAATTCCGGAAGAACTACCGCGTAATAGACGGTTTGCTCTTCGCTGGTAAATGCGTTTGACTGAGCGCCAAGTTCGTCGAGTTCTCG is a window of Bremerella sp. TYQ1 DNA encoding:
- the ndk gene encoding nucleoside-diphosphate kinase; this encodes MERTLVLLKPDCVERRLIGRMIGRFEDKGLNIIAMKLIRVTPDLAKQHYAEHVEKPFYPGLEAFITAAPVVALVLEGLEAIQVVRDMLGATSGLKAAPGTIRGDFSSSRQMNLVHASDGPDAAKREMNLYFKPEEILEYSPVLTPWMRADDE
- a CDS encoding pitrilysin family protein, yielding MEFRQATLDNGLDIVAEVNLNAYSLATAFFVKTGSRDETPEVAGVSHFLEHMVFKGTSRRTAEDVNRELDELGAQSNAFTSEEQTVYYAVVLPELQHQIVDLLADIMRPTLRQEDFDTEKKVILEEIMKYDDQPPYGGHEKSMAAWFGEHPLGNSVLGTQDSVGNLTQQQMMSYFEQRYSPTNMTLVASGNVDFDALVEQANELCGSWKKYSVNRNTSRPVGNSNFQTITKETSIQQYVIQLAESPGSEDEDRYAARLLATIMGDDVGSRFFWELVDPGLAEFAAMESYEFQGCGVMMNYVCCAPQDAQRVLDVVTYEVEKLMSGGVTQRELDLAKNKVCSHVVLRSERPSSRLFSIGSGWTQRKSFRSVKDTVESYQKVSLADIGKLLEKYDLRKVSTTSVGPLATLQLS